From a single Lactococcus carnosus genomic region:
- a CDS encoding DNA-3-methyladenine glycosylase I — protein MIRCEWVNSALEEPYHDQEWGKPKYDDKILFEMLILEGMQAGLSWTTILNKRENYRQALDGFSVAKISRYDQTKIDALLQNAGLIRNKLKMNAIVKNAIAFIKVQAEFGSFSSYLWQYVAGEPIDHHYQKMSDVPAVDSISEKMSKDMKKRGFSFVGPTICYAYMQAVGLVNDHVETCEFR, from the coding sequence ATGATAAGATGTGAGTGGGTAAATTCAGCATTAGAGGAGCCTTACCATGATCAAGAGTGGGGAAAACCTAAATATGATGATAAAATTCTATTTGAAATGCTAATACTTGAAGGCATGCAAGCTGGACTAAGTTGGACAACTATTTTGAATAAAAGAGAGAACTACCGTCAGGCATTAGATGGCTTTTCAGTAGCAAAAATTAGCAGATATGATCAAACAAAAATAGATGCCTTGCTACAAAATGCTGGGTTGATTCGTAATAAATTAAAAATGAATGCGATTGTCAAAAACGCAATTGCTTTTATCAAGGTGCAAGCAGAATTTGGTAGTTTTTCAAGCTATCTTTGGCAATATGTTGCTGGTGAGCCAATCGATCATCATTATCAAAAGATGTCAGATGTCCCTGCAGTAGATAGCATATCTGAAAAAATGAGTAAAGATATGAAAAAAAGAGGGTTCTCCTTTGTTGGACCTACCATCTGTTATGCCTATATGCAGGCTGTTGGGTTGGTGAATGATCATGTTGAAACTTGTGAGTTTAGATAA
- the yajC gene encoding preprotein translocase subunit YajC, translated as MNFIILIVLFGLMMWFMQRNQKKAANKRQEQLNSMAPGSEIVTIGGLHGILSSVDSEKGTIELDAEGVILTFDRSAVKSVKPVESVATSDALDGVISEAKSDVTEVTEKSATPDSPFE; from the coding sequence ATGAATTTTATAATTTTGATTGTTCTATTTGGCTTAATGATGTGGTTTATGCAACGTAACCAAAAGAAAGCTGCTAACAAACGTCAAGAACAGCTTAATAGCATGGCACCAGGTTCTGAAATCGTAACAATCGGTGGCTTACATGGTATTCTATCAAGTGTTGATAGCGAAAAAGGAACGATCGAATTAGATGCTGAAGGTGTGATTTTAACGTTTGATCGCTCAGCAGTTAAATCAGTTAAACCAGTTGAATCAGTTGCAACATCAGATGCCTTAGATGGCGTTATTTCAGAAGCAAAATCTGATGTGACAGAGGTAACTGAAAAATCAGCTACACCAGATTCACCGTTTGAATAA
- a CDS encoding DUF975 family protein, with protein MTSSELKAAARNALKDNFFQKLLLLIIPLVLSVANNRITNSYSNDISSTFKDTTDKIAGNPDAAASIDFGPVFAIIIPIFLIILLIGLIMGIIITVFQTATTFNYIDIFRGEKEEINLSTDLFRAFKDGYFWKIILLTIVISVTMSALLFIPIIGWGLMIYLGLGWSQATYVLYDKLKHDEYQGVWDVLNTSKMIMTGYKFKYFLFNLTFIGWYILNAISFGWAQIWTMPYTTMSMVAFYEARIQDRL; from the coding sequence ATGACAAGTTCAGAACTAAAAGCAGCGGCACGAAATGCCTTAAAAGACAATTTTTTCCAAAAATTACTCTTATTAATTATTCCATTAGTCCTTTCCGTTGCTAACAATCGCATCACTAACTCATATTCAAATGATATCAGCTCAACCTTTAAAGATACTACAGATAAGATTGCTGGTAATCCAGATGCAGCTGCATCTATTGACTTTGGTCCAGTATTCGCGATCATCATCCCAATTTTTTTAATCATTTTACTGATTGGTTTAATAATGGGTATTATTATTACTGTTTTTCAAACAGCAACTACATTTAACTATATAGATATTTTTCGTGGTGAAAAAGAGGAAATTAATTTATCAACTGATCTCTTTAGAGCCTTTAAAGATGGGTATTTTTGGAAAATAATTCTTTTAACCATTGTAATTTCAGTTACTATGTCTGCACTGCTGTTTATTCCAATCATTGGCTGGGGGTTGATGATCTATCTTGGTCTGGGTTGGTCACAAGCAACTTACGTCTTATATGATAAACTCAAGCATGATGAATATCAAGGTGTTTGGGATGTCTTAAATACCTCAAAAATGATCATGACAGGCTATAAATTTAAGTATTTCTTATTTAATTTAACATTTATTGGTTGGTACATCTTAAATGCTATTTCTTTCGGATGGGCACAAATTTGGACAATGCCTTATACAACCATGTCTATGGTTGCCTTCTATGAAGCACGTATTCAGGATCGTTTATAA